TCCCAGTGAGGGGCTTGGTCGAAAACGCTTCCTAAATCTCCAAAAAAAGCCAAATGAAAATCCTTCAGATAAAAAGGAGCAGTGCCCCAACCTCTATCGACGCGCAATAAGGGGAGGCGGTATTCGGCCGAAAACAGCAGGGCTCTATCTCCTGAAAAAGTGACCGAAGGAAGGCCTCGCAAGGCATATAATCGGGAATTGTTAGGATTGAGTGTGCTTTCTCCCAAGGCCGAACCCAGGCGAAAAACACCTTGATAGAGTTTGTCTCCCCAATTGATTCCTCCGGCAGCCCTAAAGGCCAGAAAATGACGTGGGGTCTTTGGAATTTTCCAATAATAACGAAAATCGGCTTCCAAAACCTTTGTTTCATTTTCGGGTGAAGAACCCAAGGCCTCGTCCAGATATTCGAAGTTGATTTTTAAACTGGGCCCCTCTTCACGTCCGATAGACAAAGGATAAGTTTTAGTGTTGTTATAGCGGTAAGTGAAGCCAAAGCCAGCATAGCGTCCCAAATTTAATTGTGAAGAATAAGAGGAAGGAAGGTCGGAGGCATCTTTTCGAAACTCAAAGGTATAATAGGCATTCAGCTTATGCTTGGGGCCCAGGCGGGCTTCGATTCCCCCATAGACGTTTCTTCTTTCTTCGTAATAATCTTTGCCCAAGTGAAAAATGTCGCCATAGTTGGCCGCATGATCCGAAAAGCCCACATAGAAAGGAACTGCAAGACGATTGTAGGTATATTGAAAATCACCTCCCAAAAAACCCAGATTGGTTCTGTAAGAAATGTCACCACTCCAGAAATGCCAGCCCAGAGGATCATTGGAACCCGTTATACCATTGAGGATCAGGCCTCCGTCTCCATAATAGAAACCGGGAATCAAGTAGCGGGGAACGAAAAATTTGTTGAAGGGGTTATAATTTTTTAAATGGTATTCTTTTCTAAGATTCCCCTCAGCCTCCCTCTTAAGGGGCTCTGTCTTGCTGGGGATAGATTCGGACAAAGTAAGACGTTTCCCTTTTTGGAATATTTTTTTATTCGACGGAATCGCAGTGATCTTCGAGAGGGGTGAAAAAGTGGATAAGGTCAGACGAACCACTTCAAAACCACGTCCCGTATAATGAAGAGAATAGTAGCGATTTTCTTTTCCTTCCTGTGGATAAAACAGTCCCGTCAAAACATGGGTGATTTTTTTTTGGGTGATTTGCGTGGGAGTGATGTTCCCTTTCATCTCGAGTAAATCTTCGCCCAGGTGCAAGGCGTAAAGATTGGGCACCCCATCTTCATCGCTGGTGTAAAGGATAGAGTGGCCCTCTTTGGTCCAACTGGGATCAGTTTTGTTGGAGTTTCCAGAGGTGAGCTGTGTGGAGTGCTTGCCATCGGCACTCAAGAGGTAAAGATTTCTTTTTCCTTCTTTCCAGACCGTGGCAACAATCTTTTGACCATCCGGTGAAAAATGCGGGTAGGAATACAACACATAGGGGATGGATTGTGTGAGCACCTCGCTTGTTTTGGTCCGTGGATCATAAAGCAGCAGTTCACTGGAGCCCGTCAGCGTTTTGACGGCCAATATCTTTCCATTGCTGGGGTGATAACTTGGAAAACTGAGTCGTTGTCCCTGGGTGAGACGAGTAATTTTTTTAGAAGCGATATCCAGTTCAAAAAGATCTTTATAGAAATTGTAGATTTTGGAATTGGTAATGGCCGAAAAGATAATTTTTTTTCCATCCGGAGAAAAATTCAAACGATCTCCAATTTGTCTTTTGGCCAAAATTTCATCTTTACCGGTTTGGAGAGTACGCAAATGAATCTGAGCGGGGCCATCCAGATTATTTTGAATGTAGGCTAGAGTTTCCCCATCCGGGGCAAGGGTTAAGGAAGTGATATTGCCCTTTTCCTTAAAGAGTACTTCCAGGGGAGTGAGGGGCTCTTGCTCGATTTTCGCTTTTTGTTCCGCATATTTTTTTTCGAGTGAGGCCTTCCATTCTTTCCAGAGTGTCAGAAAGTTTTTGCCGTCAAAGGTCTTGCGGGCCTTGTTGTTCAACGAAAAAAACCAGAGGGAGTCTCCATAGCGTTTGATGAATTCCTCTATTTTTTCGTCTCCATAAGTGTCGGCCAAATAAGTCCAAAAGGCCCCGCCATAAAGATAAGCAGCACTGTTGGAGGGCCATTCGACCTTAAAGTTTGCAGCTTCATCGATGTTCAGAAATTGATGATTGAGGATGTCCGTCCTCAAGACCATGTCCACATA
The Deltaproteobacteria bacterium DNA segment above includes these coding regions:
- a CDS encoding PD40 domain-containing protein; the protein is MIKKLFLELFFVWILFLFSSLTQAAYVDPRLNWKTIQTTHFNIHYYDQEVLMAEKLAPIAEKVHEQLSKKYQWQPWGRTEIVLVDSTDIANGFATVLPYNYILLFLTAPEADSFLNYYDDWLEDLFIHEYTHILHMDQYGGIATPFHWILGKIIAPNGLTPAWVREGIAVYQESKKGKGRAHNPYVDMVLRTDILNHQFLNIDEAANFKVEWPSNSAAYLYGGAFWTYLADTYGDEKIEEFIKRYGDSLWFFSLNNKARKTFDGKNFLTLWKEWKASLEKKYAEQKAKIEQEPLTPLEVLFKEKGNITSLTLAPDGETLAYIQNNLDGPAQIHLRTLQTGKDEILAKRQIGDRLNFSPDGKKIIFSAITNSKIYNFYKDLFELDIASKKITRLTQGQRLSFPSYHPSNGKILAVKTLTGSSELLLYDPRTKTSEVLTQSIPYVLYSYPHFSPDGQKIVATVWKEGKRNLYLLSADGKHSTQLTSGNSNKTDPSWTKEGHSILYTSDEDGVPNLYALHLGEDLLEMKGNITPTQITQKKITHVLTGLFYPQEGKENRYYSLHYTGRGFEVVRLTLSTFSPLSKITAIPSNKKIFQKGKRLTLSESIPSKTEPLKREAEGNLRKEYHLKNYNPFNKFFVPRYLIPGFYYGDGGLILNGITGSNDPLGWHFWSGDISYRTNLGFLGGDFQYTYNRLAVPFYVGFSDHAANYGDIFHLGKDYYEERRNVYGGIEARLGPKHKLNAYYTFEFRKDASDLPSSYSSQLNLGRYAGFGFTYRYNNTKTYPLSIGREEGPSLKINFEYLDEALGSSPENETKVLEADFRYYWKIPKTPRHFLAFRAAGGINWGDKLYQGVFRLGSALGESTLNPNNSRLYALRGLPSVTFSGDRALLFSAEYRLPLLRVDRGWGTAPFYLKDFHLAFFGDLGSVFDQAPHWDEFLLGVGAELRSDFVLGYGLPLSARLGYGVIVKGRKFLGSLQDPVTGSSLKNGTVLFQLGTSF